The DNA window ACCAGCGACTCCACCGTGGCGCTGGAGGGGGCCAGGGTGCGGTCGGCCAGGCCGTGCAGGTGCCGGAACCACGCCCACGCCGCCCGGGTGGTGATGCCGATGCCGTAGCTCTTCGCGAAACCCGGGACGTCGGTCTGGTAGACCGCGACGGCCGGCACCCCGAGACGGCGCGCGGCCCGCACCCCGCCGTAGCCGAGTAGCGCCGGCGAGGCCAGATGAATGACGTCGGGGTCGAACCCGCGCAGGGTGCGCACCATGCGGGGGGTGGGCACCCCGAGCGGCAACGTGGTCACCTTCGGGAACATCCGCGACGGCACCCGATGCACCCGGATCCCGTCGTGAATGCGCTCGGCGGGAGGCTCACCCGGCGGGGTGTCGGGTGCGATGACGAGAGCCTCGTGCCCCGTCCTGCGCAGGTGCTCGAGCACCCGGATCACCGAGTTGCTGACACCGTTGACATGCGGGAGGAAGGATTCGGCGACGATCGCAACGCGCACATCACGATAATGTCAGGGCCGACTGTCGATTAGGTTGCCGACGGGCATACGTCGTTTGAAATCTGCTGCTCACGACCCTGACACGGCCGACGGCGCCCCCTCGGGGCCGGCCGCGGGCCTGGTCTCGGGGCGCCGGTCCAGCCGTTTGTCCAGCACCGCCAGACCGATCAGCAGCGCCGTCGCGACCAGCCAGCCGACCACCGCGATGGAACCCGCCGGGATGATCGCCAGCCCGGCGTTACGGTGCTGCACCCGGACCAGGTTCGGGTCGTTCTTGTTGTATTCGACGTAGATGCGCATGCCCGTCGACAACTCGGACGGGTACAGCACACCGAGCTCGGGCCGGTAGGTGACCCGCTCGGGGGTGACGAACTCGATCGTTGAGCGCCGCGGCCCGGCGCTGAGCACCTCGGCCTGCGCCACCCCCATGTTGTGCCGGATCGCCAGGTCGTCGCGCCAGGCGCCGGCCACCAACAGCACCGACTGCAGCGTGACCAGACCGGCCACGATCAGCACCGCGATCCGCGCCCACCGCAGCACGAAGCGCGTCCGGGTCTTCGGCGGTTCGTCGCTGCGGCCGTGGATCAGGATGCGCAGCACCGCCTTCACCGAGGTCAGGGTGTCCGGCATCGCACCGGGCTCACAGCGCGGCCTTGATGGCCGCGTGCAGTTGACGCAGCGAGGACCGGTCCGCCTTGACCTCGAGCACGCGCATGCCCGCCGCGGGCTCGTCGAGGGCCGCGTCGAGCTCGCCGACCTCGATCTGGCGGCTCTCGACGTGGTAAGCCCGGCACAGTGCGCCCACGTCGACGTCGTGCGGGGTGCCGAACACCCGCGACGACACGTCGGAGAACCTGGGGTCGCCCTGCTCGAGCAGCTCGAAGATGCCGCCCCCGTTGTCGTTGGACACCACGATGGTCAGGCGCTGCGGTGTCGGCTCGGTGGGCCCGATCAGCAGCCCGGAGCTGTCGTGGACGAAGGTGAGGTCGCCGATAAGGGCGATCGTGCGCCCCTCGAATGCCAAAGCTGCCCCGACCGCGGTGGAGACGGTGCCGTCGATGCCGGCGACCCCGCGGTTGGAGCGCACCCGGATGCCGCGCGGGTGCAGCCCGACGAGGGCCGCATCGCGGACCGGGTTGGAGGCGCCGAGCACCAGCTGGTCGCCCGGCCGCAGCGCGTCGGCCACCGCGGCGGCCACGTGCAGGCCGGTGGTGAGCGGGTGTATCTCGAGCTGACCGCGCACGGCCTGGTTCGCGTGCCGGTTCACCTCCGCGCAGCGCCGCAGCCACGCCGGGTGCGGCGCCCCGGTGGTGACCGCCCGGGTGCCGGTGGCCTGCGAGTTGCCGGACACGTCCGGCCAGCGCGGCCCGGTGGTCAGCGCGTACACCGGCACCTGCGGGTCGGCCAGCAGGGCCGACACCGGCCGGTGCAGGGTCGGGCGGCCGAGCATGATCACCTGCTTGGGGCGCAGCAGCGGCAGCGCCAGCGGGTGCAACGGATTGGCGGCCGGTGGGGCGGTCGGCTCGGCAACGGTCGGCAACCGGTCCAGGTTGGGATGGGCGCCCGCGCCGTGCCCGGCGATGACGACCGTGTCGGGTGACAGGTCGATGTCCAGCGGCTGGTCGAACGTCACCGGCGGCGTGTAGGTCCACGGCTTCCCGCCGGGCCGGCCCGGCGGGGTCACCGGCTGGGGTTCGGCGTCGGGCACCAGGGGCTCGCGCAGCGGGATGTCGAACTGCACGGGCCCGGCATTGGCGGTGCGTGACCCGGTGGCCGCGGCCAGCACCCGGCAGGTGGCCGAGCGCCAGGTGGCGTTGAGCGCGTCCAGCCGCTCGGGCGCGTCCTCGGCCAGGCCCAGGCTGATGGTGGCGCGCACCTGGGTGCCGAAGTAGCCCAGCTGCTCCATGGTCTGGTTGGCCCCGGTGCCCAGCAGTTCGTAGGGCCGGTTGGCCGAGAGCACGATCAGCGGCACCCGGGCGTAGTTGGCCTCGACCACCGCCGGGCCCAGGTTCGCGACGGCGGTGCCCGACGTCATGGCGACGCACACCGGCGCGCCGGCGGCGATCGCCAGGCCGATGGCCAGATAGCCGGCCGTACGTTCGTCGATGCGGACGTGCAACCGGACCCGGCCGGCCCGGTCGGCGTCCTGCAGGGCGAACGCCAGCGGGGCGTTGCGCGACCCGGGGCACAGCACGACATCGCGCACGCCGCCGCGGATCAGCTCGTCAACGACGACACGGGCCTGGGTCGTCGAGGGGTTCACTCTTACAGGGTGTCACACCGGCGCAGGCGCGCTCAGACCTTGACGCCGGCGAAGAACTGCAGCGCCGCGGAGTTGACGGCCTGCGGCCGCTCCAGGAAGCCGAGGTGGCCGGCGTCGGGGACCTGCAGGTACCGGCCGTTGGGCAGCGCGTCGGCCACCTCGCGGCCCAGATAGGGCGGGGTGACCACGTCGTCGGCGAAGCCGATGACCAGCACCGGGGCGGCGATGCTGCGGTACGCGGGCAGCCGGTTGGTCTGCGGGGAGACGTCCAGCTGGCAGCGCAGTCCCGGGGTCTGCTTGATCGGCCAGGTGGAGAACATCGCGATCCAGTCGGCCACGGCCTCGTCGTCGTTGATCGTCTTGCGGGAGAAGCTCTCCAGCAAACGTGAGCGCGCGTCGTAGGAGGGCGGCAGCTGGGCCCCCGACTCGTACAGCTCGATCTCGGCGTCGTGAAAGAACTGGCGGGCATGGTCGAGGCGGCCGCGGGTGGCCATCAGCACGGCGGAGCTGACCAGTTCGGGCCGGACCACCATCAACTCCTGGGCGATGAACGAGCCCATCGATACCCCGACGATGCGCGCAGGCGCGGCGTCCAGCGACTCGATCAGCGCGGCGGTGTCGGCGACCATGGTCTGGGTGGTGAACCCCTCGGCGTTCTCGGTGGCGCCGATCCCGCGGTTGTCGAAGGTGATGACCCGGTAGCCCGCTTCCAGAAACGCCGGCACCTGATGCGGCAGCCAGGTGCGCCCGGGGCCGCCACGGCCGGAGATGAAGACGACGGCTTCCCCGGAGCCGCGGTCGTCGTAAGCCAGGTTGATCACCCGACCGACGGTACAGGTGCCTGGGTGCGCGCCCGTCCGCTACACCGAGGGTCCGGCCACGAGATGCCACCACGGGACGCGGCGGGCTATCGGGATGTCCAGCGCCAGGCGACGGTCGAGCCCGTGCTCGAGTTTCACCAGCAGGGCCAGGAAGACGAGCACGTAGATGATCGACGTCCCGACGTCGGTCGCGCCCGCGGTGGCGGTGTACGGCCCGCCGAACCCCTCGGCCGTCGACCAGATGCTCAGGCTGTAGAGCGCGCCGCCAAGGTAGACCGCACGGCGGGCGAGCCCGGTCAGCAGCAGGACCGCGATCGTCGTCTCGGTCAGCGCGACGAGGTCGACCCACAGGCCGGGTGCGGGTCGCATCAGATGGATCCAGACGTCGAACCATGGCCTTAGCCACTGCGCCTGACCCTGCGCGGTGGCGACCATGCTCGGCAGCATGGTGGCGCGGAACCCGGGCTGCCATTTCAGCCAGGCGTCGATCGCCCAGGCCACCCCGAACGCGATGCGCAGTGCGGTGGCCCCTGTCTCGGTGCGGGTGTTCCCCGCCGCGTTTTCCACGGCCATCACGCTACCGATCCGTCGAGCAGCCGGAAACAGGCTTCGACCCGCTCGGCCCACCACCGCCGCCGCTCGCCCGGCGCGGCCAGCGCCCGCAGCCGCGCCGGGTCCGGCGCGACCGGTCCGACGGGCAGGAAGCCGTCGACGGCGGGGGCGACGTCGGCCACGTCCTCGACGAACAGCCCGCCGGTGCCCAGCCCGCAGGCGTGGCCCAGGTGCGGCAACGCCGCCGCCGCGGTCAGGCCGTGGCTGATGCCCACCGCCGAATCGAGCGCGCTGGAGACCACGACCGGGACGTCGATCTGCGCGGCGATGTCCAGCAGCGCCGAGATCCCGCCCAGCGGCGCGACTTTGAGCACGGCGATGTCGGCGGCGCCGGCGCGAACCACGGCCAGCGGGTCGTCGGCCTTGCGGATGCTCTCGTCGGCGGCGATCGGCACGCGTGGCATGTCCGGCCGGCGGCGCAGCGCCGCGAGTTCGTCGACCGTGGCGCAGGGTTGTTCGAGGTATTCCAGCGGGCCGTCGGCGCTCAGCGCGGCCGCGGCCGCGGCGGCCTGCTCGACGGTCCAGCCGCCGTTGGCGTCCACGCGCACCGTCGGCACCAGTTCGCGCACCGCGTTGACGCGGGCGACGTCGTCGGCCAGCGTCTGCCCGGGCTCGGCGACCTTCACCTTGGCCGTGCGCGCGCCGGGGAACCGGGCCAGCACGCCGGGCACCTCTTCCGGCCCGACGGCCGGCACGGTGGCGTTGATCGGCACGCGGTCGCGCCGCAGCGGCGGCGGCTCGCGGTAGGCGGCCTCGATGCCGGCAGCGAGCCAGTGCGCGGCCTCCGGCGGCTCGTATTCGGGGAACGCCCCGAACTCGCCCCACCCGGTGGGGCCCTCGATCAGCGCGACCTCGCGGGTGGTGATGCCGCGGAACCTGACCCGCATCGGCAGCGCGACGACGTGCAGCCGGTCCAGCAGGTCCGCCAGCGGTGGCCTCACCGGCCGTGCACCCGGCGGCCCGCCAGGTACGTCGCGCGCACCTCCAGGTCGGCGATCCGCTCGGGCGGCACGGTGCGGGGGTCGGCCGACAGCACCACCAGGTCCGCATACTTGCCGACCTCGAGCGAGCCGATCGCGTCGTCGGCGAACAGCTGCCAGGCGGCGTCGAGGGTCTGCGCGCGGATGGCCTGCTCGACGGTGAGGCACTCCTGCGGCCCCAGCACCCGGCCGGAGGGCGCGGTGCGGGTCACGGCCACGCTGATGTTGCGCAGCGGCTCCTCGGGGGTGACCGGCGGGTCGTTGTGCAGCGAGATGCGCATGCCGGTGGCCACCGCGGAACCCGCAGGCATCCAACGGGATCCGCGCTCCTCGCCGAACAGGCCGTCGACGATGACGTCGCCCCAGTAGTGGATCTGGTCGACGAAGATGCTGCAGGTGACCCCGAGCTCGGCTGCCTTTTGCAGCTGTTCGGGGCGGATGGCGCCGACGTGTTCCAGGCGCAGCCGGTGGTCGGAACGAGGCCAGCGCCGCAATGCTTCTTCGTAGACGTCGAGGATGGTGTCCACGCCGGCGTCGCCCTGGACATGGCAGGCCATCTGCCAGCCCAGCGGGAAGTAGGCGCCGACGATCTCGGCGAGCTGCTCGCGCGTGTAGTTGGCGTGCCCGCACGAACCGGCCGCACCGATGCTGCGGGTGGCGGCGGTGTCCAGGTAGGGGAAGCTCAGCGCGATGTTGCCGATCCACGGCGAGCCGTCCACCCAGATCTTGATGCCGACCTGGCGCACCAGGTCGTCGCCTTGGCCGGGCGTCGCCGCGGTGGACATCTGCGGGTTGGAGATCTCGTAGGTGCGCAGCCGCACCGTCAGCTCGTCGTGCAACTGGGCGAGCAGCGGCGCGAACGCGGGGTCGAACGCCATGTCCGAGCAGGTGGTCAGCCCGGCGCGGTTGAGCCGCGCGCATTCGTCGCGCAGCATCTGCGGGTAGCTCTCGGGCTCGATCGCCCCGGCCAGCAGCGGGAACACCGCGCCGATCTCCTCGGCGCTGCCGTCGAGTTCGCCGTCGGCGCCGCGGCCGTAACGGGCGCCCTTCGGGTCGGGGGTGTCGCGGGTGAGCCCGGCGTGCCTGGCCGCCGCCGAGTTGAAATAGGCCTTGTGCCCGGAGTTGTGGACGATCACCAGCGGCCCGTCGGGCGCCGTGTCGTCGAGCCAGGCCGCCGTCGGCCCGGGCAGGCCGGGCTGCAGCAGCGGATCCCAGCCGCTCAGGTAGGCGCCGGCCGCGCCCCTGGCGGCCGTCTCGCGGCGGACCGCGGCGACGACGTCGTCGGCATCGCGGACCGTCACCGGCCGGATGTCGACGATCCGGTCCGACAGGGCCAGGGCCTCCATCAGCGGATGCCCATGTGCCTCAACGAATCCCGGCATGACGCAGCCGTCACCGACATCGACGGTCTCGGTGCCGGCGCCGATGAGACCGGCCACCTCGGAGCGGGTCCCGACGGCGACGATCCGGCCGTCGGCGACGGCGAGCGCCTCGGCCGTCGGACGCTTTTCGTCGACGGTCAGTACGGTTCCGGTGAAGACCAGATCAGCGTGCGCCATGTGCAGGAATCGTAGTGCCGCGAGGGTGTGGCTGACCGGAATTGCAACACGTTCTAGTCTTGGCCCATGAGTCGCGTCGACGACGATGCAGAGCGAGCGATGAGGAGGAGCGACGCCATGAGTGACGATCTGCTACGCCATCCCATTCATTCCGGACACCTCACCGTCGGTGCGCTCAAGCGCAACAAGGACAAACCGGTGCTGCATCTCGGCGACACCACGCTGACCGGTGGACAGCTCGCCGAGCGCATCAGCCAGTACATCCAGGCGTTCGAGGCGCTCGGTGCGGGCACCGGCGCGACCGTCGGGCTGTTATCGCTGAACCGGCCCGAGGTGCTGATGATCATCGGCGCCGGCCAGACGCAGGGTTACCGGCGTGTGGCCCTGCATCCGCTGGGCTCCCTGGACGACCACGCCTACGTGCTGGGTGACGCGGGCGTGACGTCGCTGATCATCGACCCCAACCCGATGTTCGTCGAGCGGGCGCTGGGCCTGCTGGAGAAGGTTCCCGGCCTCAAGCAGATCCTGACCATCGGCCCGGTCCCCGAAGCTCTCGGCGACTCCGCAGTAGACCTGGTGGCCGAAGCCGCGAAGTATCCGCCGAAGCCGTTGGTGGCGGCCGACCTTCCGCCCGACCACATCGGCGGGATGGCCTACACCGGCGGCACCACCGGCAAGCCCAAGGGGGTGCTGGGCACCGCGCAGTCGATCACCACGATGACCACGATCCAGCTCGCCGAGTGGGAGTGGCCGGAGAACCCGCGCTTTTTGATGTGCACCCCGCTGTCGCACGCCGGGGCGGCGTTCTTCGTGCCGACGATCATCAAGGGCGGCGAGCTGGTTGTGCTGACCAAGTTCGACCCGGCCGAGGTGCTGCGGGTGATCGAGGAGCAGAAGATCACCGCGACGATGCTGGTGCCGTCGATGATCTACGCGCTGATGGACCACCCCGACTCGCACACCCGCGACCTGTCCTCGCTGGAGACGGTCTACTACGGCGCCTCGGCGATGAACCCGGTGCGGCTGGCCGAGGCCATCCGCCGCTTCGGACCGATCTTCGCCCAGTACTACGGGCAGTCCGAAGCCCCGATGGTGATCTCCTATCTGGCCAAGAAGGACCACGACGAGAAGCGGCTCACCTCCTGCGGGCGGCCCACCCTGTTCGCCCGCACGGCGCTGCTGGACGCCGACGGCAACCCGGTGCCCCAGGGCGAGGTCGGCGAGATCTGCGTGTCCGGGCCGCTGCTTTCCGGCGGGTACTGGAACCTGCCGGAGGAGACGGCCAAGACGTTCAAGGACGGCTGGCTGCACACCGGTGACATGGCCCGCGAGGACTCCGACGGCTTCTGGTTCATCGTCGACCGGGTCAAGGACATGATCGTCACCGGCGGGTTCAACGTGTTCCCGCGCGAGGTCGAGGACGTCGTCGCCGAACACCCGGCCGTTGCGCAGGTGTGCGTGATCGGCACGCCGGACGAGAAGTGGGGCGAAGCCGTCACCGCGGTGATCGTGCTGCGGCCCGACCATCCGTCCGACGAGGAGTCGGTGGCGCGGGTGACCGTCGAGATCCAGTCCGCGGTCAAGGAGCGCAAGGGCTCGGTGCAGTCGCCCAAGCAGGTGATCGTCGTCGAGTCGGTACCGGTGACCGCGCTGGGCAAGCCGGACAAGAAGGCCGTGCGGGCCCGGTTCTGGGAGGGCGCGGACCGCGCGGTCGGCTAGGAGGGCGGGGCGGCGACCCCGGCCAACGGGAGGTCCAGCATGCGGCCCGTCTGTTCGGGTGAAGCACTGGCCAAAAAGATGCCGATCAGGCTGGACATCACGTCGTCGGCGGCCACGTCGGGACGCAGGCTCCCGTCCCCGGCGCCGGGGCCATCACCCTGGGCGCGGACGCGGTGGCCCGCCTGGACGCCGTTCACCATTCCGGGGTCCGACCCGTGGGCGCACGGCGTCGAACCCTTCCTGGAGGCGCCGAACGCCTGACTACTGTGTCAGGCATGGCAGGTGCAGAAGCCCTCGAGCCGCCCCGGTGGCTCAAGCCGGCGAACAAGGTCTTCATCGCGATGTCGCGGCTCGGGCTGAGTTTCTGCGGGGAGAGCCCGGTCGTGCTGACCGTCCCGGGCCGCAAGACCGGGGCCCCGCGTTCGACGCCGGTCACCCCGATGACGCTGGACGGCAAACGCTACGTCGTCGGCGGCTTCCCCGGCGCCGACTGGGTTCGCAACGCCCGGGCCGCGCGCGAAGCCACCCTCGAGCGTGGCCGCCGCAGCGAGCGGGTCCGGATGGTCGAGCTGCCCGCCGAGGACGCCAGACCGGTGCTGCGGGCCTTCCCCACGGAGGTGCCCACCGGTGTCGGTTTCATGAAGCGCTCCGGGTTGGTCACCGACGGGCGCCCCGAGGAGTTCGAGGCGCTGGCCGGGCGCTGCGCCGTCTTCCGGCTCGATCCGCTATGACCATGAACGGCAACCCTTTTGACGCTCCGGCATGGCGCCCGATCAGCGGGTTCGGCGACCTGACCGACATCACCTATCACCGCCACACCGACGCCACCGTGCGGGTGGCGTTCAACCGGCCCGAGGTGCGCAACGCGTTCCGGCCGCACACCGTCGACGAGCTCTACCGCGCGCTCGACCACGCCCGGATGTCGCCGGACGTCGGCGTGGTGCTGCTGACGGGCAACGGCCCGTCCCCGAAGGACGGCGGCTGGGCCTTCTGCTCGGGCGGCGACCAGCGCATCCGCGGGCGATCCGGCTACCAGTACGCGAGCGGGGACACCGCTGAAACCATTGACGCGGCCCGCGCGGGCAGGTTGCACATCCTCGAGGTGCAGCGGCTGATCCGGTTCATGCCCAAGGTGGTGATCTGCCTGGTCAACGGCTGGGCGGCCGGCGGCGGGCACAGCCTGCACGTGGTCTGCGACCTCACCCTGGCCAGCCGCGAGCACGCCCGTTTCAAGCAGACCGACGCCGACGTCGGCAGTTTCGACGGCGGCTACGGCAGCGCCTACCTGGCGCGCCAGGTGGGCCAGAAGTTCGCCCGCGAGATTTTTTTCCTGGGCCGCACGTACACCGCCGAGCAGATGCACCACATGGGCGCGGTCAACGAGGTCGTCGACCATGCCGAACTCGAACGCGTGGCGGTGCAGTGGGCGGCCGAGATCAACGCGAAATCGCCGCAGGCCCAACGTATGTTGAAGTTCGCGTTCAACCTGCTCGACGACGGGCTGGTGGGCCAGCAGCTGTTCGCCGGCGAGGCCACGCGGCTGGCGTACATGACCGACGAGGCCGTCGAGGGCCGCGACGCGTTCCTGCAAAAGCGCCCCCCGGACTGGAGCCCGTTCCCGCGCTACTTCTGAGCGGGCCGGCGGGCGCCGCCTACACTCCCCACGATGAGTAAAAGCCCGCTTCGCCGCCTCACCGACCAGCTCGTGCTGGCGACCATGCGGCCGCCCGCCGCGCCGCAGGTGCTGGTCAACCGGCCCGCGATCAAGCCGATCGAGCTGGCCGGCAAGCGCATTCTGATCACCGGGGCCTCCTCGGGCATCGGGGAGGCCGCCGCCGAGCGGTTCGCCCGCCTCGGCGCCATCGTGGTGCTCGCCGCCCGCCGCCGAGAGTTGCTGGATGCGGTGGCCGAACGGATCACGACCGCGGGCGGCACCGCGCTGGCGATGCCCTGCGACGTCTCGGACATGGACGCCGTCGACGCGCTGGTCGCCGACGTCCAGCAGCGCCTCGGCGGGATCGACATCCTGGTCAACAACGCCGCCCGGTCCATCCGCCGGCCGCTGGCCGAGTCGCTGGAACGCTGGCACGACGTCGAGCGGACCATGGTGCTTAACTACTATGCGCCGCTGCGGCTGATCCGCGGTTTGGCGCCCGGGATGCTCGAGCGCGGCGACGGCCACGTCATCAACGTCTCGACGTGGGGCGTGCTGTCGGAGGCCTCGCCGCTGTTCGCGGTCTACAACGCCTCCAAGGCCGCGCTGTCGATGGTGAGCCGGGTGGTCGAGACCGAATGGGGCCACCGGGGTGTGCATTCGACGACCTTGTACTACCCGTTGGTGGCCACGCCGATGATCGCCCCGACGAAGGCCTACGAGGGGGTCCCCGCGCTGACGCCGGAGGAGGCCGCCGAGTGGATGATCACCGCGGCCCGCACCCGGCCGGTGCGGATCGCGCCCCGGATGGCGATCGCGGCCAAGGCGCTCGACACCATCGGCCCGCGCTGGGTCAACGCCCTCATGCAGCGCCAAAGCATCCAGCCCAACCGCGCGGCCGGGAACTGACCGAAGGCCATCGCCGCGGCGACACGGACGTGATAGACACAACGCCATGGAGATCCTGGCCAGCCGGATGCTGCTCCGACCGGCGGACTACGAGCGCTCGCTGAGCTTCTACCGCGACGAGATCGGCCTGGCGATCTTCCGCGACTACGGCGGCGGCACGGTGTTTTTCGCCGGGCAGTCGCTGCTGGAGCTGGCCGGGTACGGCTCCCCGGACCATTCCCGGGGACCGTTTCCGGGCGCGCTGTGGCTGCAGGTCCGCGACATCGCGGCAACCCAGGCCGAGCTGCGGGGCCGGGGGGTGCCGATTGCTCGCGAGGCGCGCCAGGAACCGTGGGGCCTGCGCGAGATGCACGTGACCGACCCGGACGGCATCACGCTGATCTTCGTCGAAATCCCGCCTGAGCATCCGCTTCGCCGCGACACCCGTGGTGAACCGGAGCCCAATTCAGGTTAACGACGAGGTAACTTATGGCGACCACTCAAGCTACACCCGCATTTGCGGTCTTCCTCCGTTCGACAATGAATCCCCCCACTACGAGAATCAGGCGCTGTGGACATCCAACTGTTCCTCTTGATCATTGTCGTAATCACGGCACTCGCTTTCGATTTCACGAACGGCTTCCACGACACCGGCAACGCCATGGCGACGTCGATCGCCAGTGGTGCCCTGGCGCCCAAGGCGGCGGTCGGGCTGTCGGCGGTGCTCAACCTGGTCGGCGCCTTCATGTCCACCGCGGTCGCCGCCACGATCGCCAAGGGGCTGATCGACGGGCACATCGTGACGCTGGAGCTGGTCTTCGCCGGCCTGGTCGGGGGCATCGTCTGGAACCTGATGACGTGGCTGCTCGGCATCCCGTCGAGTTCCTCGCACGCGCTGGTCGGCGGCATCGTCGGCGCCACGATCGCCGCCGTGGGCGGGCATGGCGTGCTCTGGAAGGGCATCGTGTCCAAGGTGCTCATCCCGGCCGTCGTCGCCGCGATCCTGGCCATCGCCGTGGGCGCGATCGCGACCTGGCTGGTGTACCGGATCACCCGCGGCGTCCGGGCCGACCGCACCGAGGCCGGGTTCCGGTACGGCCAGTGGGGTTCGGCGTCGCTGGTCTCGTTGGCGCACGGTACCAACGACGCGCAGAAGAC is part of the Mycobacterium sp. HUMS_12744610 genome and encodes:
- a CDS encoding SDR family oxidoreductase, which codes for MSKSPLRRLTDQLVLATMRPPAAPQVLVNRPAIKPIELAGKRILITGASSGIGEAAAERFARLGAIVVLAARRRELLDAVAERITTAGGTALAMPCDVSDMDAVDALVADVQQRLGGIDILVNNAARSIRRPLAESLERWHDVERTMVLNYYAPLRLIRGLAPGMLERGDGHVINVSTWGVLSEASPLFAVYNASKAALSMVSRVVETEWGHRGVHSTTLYYPLVATPMIAPTKAYEGVPALTPEEAAEWMITAARTRPVRIAPRMAIAAKALDTIGPRWVNALMQRQSIQPNRAAGN
- a CDS encoding VOC family protein — its product is MEILASRMLLRPADYERSLSFYRDEIGLAIFRDYGGGTVFFAGQSLLELAGYGSPDHSRGPFPGALWLQVRDIAATQAELRGRGVPIAREARQEPWGLREMHVTDPDGITLIFVEIPPEHPLRRDTRGEPEPNSG